In a genomic window of Flavobacterium sp. KACC 22761:
- a CDS encoding efflux RND transporter permease subunit: MKLAEISIKRPSLVIVLFTILTLGGLFSYSQLGYELIPKFEQNVITISTVYPGASPSEVENTVTKKIEDAIASLENVKKIDSKSYESLSIVSITLTSNAKVDFSLNDAQRKINAIISDLPDDVKTPALTKFSLSDLPIMTLGANGKMDEAAFYDLIDKKVAPILSRVQGVAQVNIIGGSEREIQVNLDAVKMQGYGLSIPQVQQNILTSNLDFPTGNIQTRDQKILIRLAGKYKSVEELRNLVVSSQNGIQIRLSDIADVQDTQKIAEKISRVDQKSAIVLQIIKQSDANAVAVSEQLLKTIATLEKDYKVNQLKLEVAKDSTIFTLEAADSVVHDLLIAVILVAFVMLFFLHSIRNSLIVMVSIPASLIATFIGIYLMGYTLNLMSLLGLSLVVGILVDDAIVVLENIYRHMEMGKSRIRASYDGTAEIGGTVTSITLVIVVVFLPIAMSSGLVSNIITQFCVTVIISTMLSLLASFTIIPWLSSRFGKLEHIEGKNLFGRIILGFESYLTRFTDWVSHLLTWCLDHYIKTFVVVIVLFFASTIGLMGGGFIGGEFFASSDSGEFLVQIEMPKDASLEQTNFMTQKAEAFLKAQEYVHSQITTVGQTSEGFGASQATAYKAEIDVKMIEQKDRTDDANVYAAKIKRKLEKVLVGAKVKTVPVGILGTAEDATLGLIVTGPSTEAAMAFAKQAEAELRTIPGTTEIKLTVEDGNPEINVKVDRDKMAALGLTLQTVGLTMQTAFSGNTDGKYRAGEYEYDINIRYNAFDRKSITDVSNLIFINNAGQQIKLSQFADITEGSGPSQLERRDKSASVTVKGQNVGVPSGTIVQQWQVKLDKLKKPAGVNYIWGGDQENQSEGFGTLGIALLAAIILVYLVMVSLYDSFAHPFVVLFAIPLSFIGAMLALALTNNSLNIFTILGIIMLIGLVCKNAIMLVDYTNQRRAAGESIRNALIQANHARLRPILMTTIAMVFGMFPIALAKGAGAEWKNGLAWVIIGGLISSLFLTLIVVPVIYNIMEKLIQKFSKGEKIDYEAEMVADYTPTELSEDGFNPKHTH; encoded by the coding sequence ATGAAATTAGCCGAAATATCCATAAAACGTCCGTCGTTAGTAATTGTATTGTTTACAATTCTGACTCTTGGTGGATTGTTCAGTTACAGCCAATTAGGCTATGAGCTGATCCCAAAATTTGAACAAAACGTTATTACAATTTCTACTGTTTATCCTGGAGCTTCTCCAAGTGAGGTAGAGAATACAGTGACCAAAAAAATAGAAGATGCGATTGCGTCTTTGGAGAACGTAAAAAAGATTGACTCCAAGTCGTATGAAAGTTTGTCGATTGTTTCGATTACGCTGACATCAAACGCAAAAGTCGATTTTTCTTTGAACGATGCACAGCGTAAAATCAACGCCATCATCAGTGATTTGCCAGATGATGTTAAAACGCCGGCTTTAACCAAATTCTCGTTGAGTGATTTACCAATTATGACACTTGGTGCCAATGGTAAAATGGACGAAGCGGCCTTTTATGACTTAATTGACAAAAAAGTGGCTCCAATTTTATCTCGTGTACAAGGTGTGGCGCAGGTAAACATTATTGGTGGTTCTGAGCGTGAAATTCAGGTGAATCTTGACGCTGTAAAAATGCAGGGTTACGGACTTTCTATTCCTCAGGTTCAGCAAAATATTTTGACTTCAAACTTAGATTTCCCAACTGGAAACATTCAGACTCGTGATCAAAAAATATTAATTCGTTTAGCGGGTAAATATAAAAGTGTTGAAGAATTAAGAAACTTAGTGGTTTCTTCCCAAAACGGAATTCAAATTCGTTTAAGTGATATTGCCGATGTTCAGGATACGCAGAAAATTGCTGAAAAAATATCACGTGTAGATCAAAAAAGTGCAATCGTACTGCAAATCATCAAACAATCTGATGCAAATGCGGTGGCAGTAAGTGAGCAATTACTAAAAACAATTGCAACTCTTGAAAAAGATTATAAAGTAAATCAACTTAAATTAGAAGTAGCAAAAGACAGTACAATCTTTACTCTTGAAGCAGCAGATTCTGTTGTTCACGATTTATTGATTGCGGTAATTCTGGTAGCATTTGTAATGTTGTTTTTCCTTCACAGTATTAGAAACTCATTGATTGTAATGGTTTCGATTCCTGCATCGTTAATTGCAACTTTCATCGGAATTTATTTAATGGGATATACTTTGAACTTAATGAGTTTACTTGGTTTATCTCTTGTTGTGGGTATTCTTGTGGATGACGCGATTGTGGTTTTGGAGAATATTTACAGGCACATGGAAATGGGTAAAAGCCGAATCCGAGCGTCTTATGATGGAACAGCTGAAATTGGTGGAACCGTAACTTCGATTACATTGGTAATTGTTGTAGTATTCTTGCCAATTGCGATGAGTTCTGGATTGGTTTCTAATATCATTACGCAGTTCTGTGTTACGGTAATTATCTCAACGATGTTATCATTGTTGGCTTCATTTACTATTATTCCATGGTTATCTTCTCGTTTCGGGAAATTAGAGCATATTGAAGGAAAGAATTTATTTGGAAGAATCATCCTTGGTTTCGAAAGTTATTTAACACGTTTCACGGATTGGGTTTCTCATTTATTGACTTGGTGTTTAGATCACTATATTAAAACTTTTGTTGTTGTAATTGTACTTTTCTTTGCTTCAACCATTGGATTAATGGGCGGAGGTTTCATTGGAGGAGAGTTCTTTGCTTCTTCTGATAGTGGAGAGTTCTTGGTTCAAATTGAAATGCCAAAAGATGCTTCGTTAGAACAAACGAACTTCATGACACAAAAAGCTGAAGCTTTCTTAAAAGCTCAGGAATATGTTCACAGCCAAATTACAACGGTAGGACAAACTTCTGAAGGTTTTGGAGCATCTCAGGCTACGGCTTACAAAGCAGAGATCGACGTAAAAATGATCGAGCAAAAAGACCGTACAGATGATGCGAATGTTTATGCTGCAAAAATCAAACGTAAACTTGAAAAAGTATTAGTTGGAGCAAAAGTAAAAACAGTTCCGGTTGGTATCTTGGGTACTGCTGAAGATGCAACTTTAGGATTAATTGTAACAGGTCCATCTACAGAAGCGGCAATGGCTTTTGCGAAACAAGCTGAAGCAGAATTACGTACAATTCCTGGAACAACTGAGATCAAATTAACGGTTGAAGACGGAAATCCTGAAATCAACGTAAAAGTAGATCGTGATAAAATGGCTGCTTTAGGTTTGACGCTTCAAACAGTTGGTTTAACCATGCAAACTGCTTTTAGTGGTAATACTGACGGTAAATATAGAGCTGGTGAATACGAATACGATATCAATATCAGATATAATGCTTTTGACAGAAAAAGTATTACCGACGTTAGTAATTTGATTTTCATTAATAATGCAGGTCAGCAAATTAAATTGTCGCAATTTGCAGATATTACTGAAGGTTCTGGACCTAGCCAGTTAGAGCGTAGAGATAAATCGGCGTCTGTAACTGTAAAAGGACAAAACGTTGGGGTTCCATCGGGAACAATCGTTCAGCAATGGCAGGTTAAATTAGATAAATTGAAAAAACCAGCTGGAGTAAACTACATTTGGGGTGGTGATCAAGAGAACCAATCTGAAGGATTTGGTACTTTAGGAATCGCTTTATTAGCCGCTATTATTTTGGTTTACCTTGTAATGGTGAGTTTGTATGACAGTTTCGCGCATCCATTCGTAGTATTGTTTGCAATTCCGCTTTCGTTTATCGGAGCGATGTTAGCGCTGGCATTGACAAATAATTCATTGAATATCTTTACCATTTTAGGTATCATCATGTTGATTGGTCTGGTGTGTAAGAATGCGATCATGCTTGTCGATTATACGAACCAAAGAAGAGCAGCAGGAGAATCTATCAGAAATGCGCTAATTCAGGCGAACCACGCTCGTTTGC